A window of Puniceicoccaceae bacterium contains these coding sequences:
- a CDS encoding cation:proton antiporter, translating into MPENHAFETLAIAIFGGTFLTVLSRKYALPTIVFLFLGGLLLGPSVLGLIDPNSVESILPAMVSLAIGIILFEGGLTLEPRDYVRSSRVIKRLLSVGAIVTWLGSALAVKLCFNPSWEVSLLAGSLVIVTGPTVIIPMLRRMRLKTNVASILHWEGVMIDAVGVFLAVLCFELVVYKDSMMALTGFAQRLVAGVGIGVAGGYLLQWILQRSFIPESLTNPFVLASAVFIFAMAEFWIHESGLLSATIAGIIVGRRQSAEVKQITSFKAELSDLLIGALFILLVSRLEFASLLENWQSILLAVALVMFVVRPLNIWISSFGSDIGTKEKLFLSWVAPRGIVAASMASLFALQLSADGTFANEAKLLENFTFSVIAATVILQGLTAGKWAQFLGVSSSSDAGWMLVGAHHLGRELARTIQEKGVDVLLVDTNPRDVAEAKAEGLNALEADAREVENITIDDRFTSIRNMLALTDNNELNEWIANEWRSHLGKDHVFAWKTGTQAEQGSFLNLPRPSVLAEELHNGTARIEWKTTEPEGEEKRLFSLLRDGILPWTDDPQFDEAGAAHLSVSRTVGYLRRAMRRGGTYEWDCQSLQEVYEQIATILSDREPSISRKSLLKDLIDQERILPPFLGHGIAAPHAYSSHISERICMRITLKRPISVENQADPIQTVYFILSPAGDPEGHLATLAEIAKTCHEQRLIDPGAPAA; encoded by the coding sequence ATGCCTGAAAACCACGCATTCGAGACTCTTGCCATCGCCATCTTTGGTGGCACATTCCTCACCGTACTGTCCCGAAAATACGCCCTGCCCACCATCGTTTTCCTGTTTCTGGGCGGACTCTTGCTCGGTCCATCCGTACTGGGACTGATCGACCCAAACAGCGTCGAAAGCATCCTGCCGGCCATGGTTTCGCTCGCCATTGGCATCATCCTCTTCGAGGGGGGCCTCACCCTGGAACCCCGCGACTATGTGCGCTCTTCCCGAGTGATCAAGCGCCTGTTGTCAGTGGGTGCCATTGTGACCTGGCTGGGTTCCGCGCTCGCGGTCAAGCTCTGCTTCAACCCATCATGGGAGGTGAGCTTGCTCGCGGGCAGTCTGGTCATCGTTACTGGTCCGACGGTCATCATTCCCATGCTTCGCCGCATGCGTCTGAAGACCAATGTTGCTTCCATCCTGCACTGGGAGGGCGTGATGATTGATGCTGTCGGGGTTTTCCTCGCTGTGCTCTGCTTCGAACTCGTCGTCTACAAGGATAGCATGATGGCATTAACCGGTTTCGCCCAACGCCTGGTCGCCGGAGTCGGCATCGGAGTTGCCGGAGGCTATTTACTGCAGTGGATTCTGCAGCGTTCCTTCATCCCGGAGTCCCTCACCAACCCATTTGTACTGGCCTCTGCGGTTTTCATTTTTGCAATGGCCGAGTTCTGGATTCATGAGTCCGGACTGCTATCGGCCACCATTGCCGGCATCATCGTCGGCCGTCGCCAATCCGCTGAGGTCAAGCAGATCACATCCTTCAAAGCCGAACTCAGCGACCTGCTCATCGGCGCACTCTTCATCCTGCTGGTCAGCCGCCTGGAGTTCGCTTCATTGCTGGAAAACTGGCAGTCCATCCTGCTCGCGGTCGCCTTGGTCATGTTTGTCGTGCGTCCGCTGAATATCTGGATCAGTTCATTCGGCTCCGATATCGGAACCAAAGAAAAACTCTTTCTCAGCTGGGTGGCTCCACGCGGCATCGTTGCGGCATCCATGGCTTCCCTCTTTGCACTGCAGCTCAGCGCGGACGGCACCTTCGCAAACGAGGCAAAACTGCTCGAAAACTTCACGTTCTCAGTCATCGCCGCAACCGTCATACTTCAGGGACTGACAGCAGGAAAGTGGGCCCAGTTCCTCGGAGTTTCCTCCAGCAGCGACGCGGGTTGGATGTTGGTTGGCGCACATCACCTCGGGCGCGAACTGGCACGCACGATCCAGGAAAAGGGAGTGGATGTGTTGCTCGTGGATACCAATCCGCGGGATGTGGCAGAGGCCAAGGCGGAGGGCTTGAATGCACTCGAAGCTGATGCACGGGAAGTCGAGAATATCACGATCGATGACCGGTTCACGAGCATTCGCAACATGCTCGCGCTCACCGACAATAACGAACTCAATGAATGGATTGCAAACGAGTGGCGATCCCATCTCGGCAAGGACCATGTCTTCGCCTGGAAAACCGGAACCCAGGCTGAGCAGGGTTCGTTTCTCAACCTTCCGCGTCCCTCCGTGCTCGCCGAGGAGCTGCACAATGGAACTGCTCGCATCGAGTGGAAAACCACCGAACCCGAAGGTGAGGAAAAGCGTCTCTTCTCCCTGTTGCGCGACGGCATTCTGCCCTGGACAGACGATCCCCAATTTGACGAGGCAGGCGCTGCTCACCTGTCGGTGTCCCGCACGGTGGGTTATTTGCGCAGGGCCATGCGCCGGGGAGGCACCTACGAGTGGGACTGTCAATCGTTACAGGAGGTCTATGAACAGATTGCCACCATTCTCTCAGATCGCGAACCCAGTATTTCGCGCAAGTCACTGCTCAAAGATCTGATTGACCAGGAGCGCATCCTGCCTCCCTTCCTCGGACACGGGATCGCCGCACCTCATGCCTACAGTTCCCACATCAGCGAACGCATCTGCATGCGAATCACGCTGAAACGTCCGATTTCTGTCGAAAACCAGGCCGACCCGATTCAGACTGTGTATTTCATCCTAAGTCCCGCCGGTGACCCCGAAGGACACCTGGCCACTCTCGCTGAAATCGCAAAAACCTGCCATGAACAACGCTTGATCGACCCTGGGGCTCCCGCTGCATGA